A region from the Vicia villosa cultivar HV-30 ecotype Madison, WI linkage group LG3, Vvil1.0, whole genome shotgun sequence genome encodes:
- the LOC131660155 gene encoding pentatricopeptide repeat-containing protein At1g09900-like, with product MKTTDLVIPSEQFHSLHHSHKEASRLTFFQRKPLKYTVSHKYVRTVFAVSKFQTSGLNGKPQHFDKNPNGNNSNSSRNVEEIELDNTSHLRKLVRIGELEQGLRFLESVSYKGDIPDVIASTGLIRQFCKAGKTRKAMRVIKILEDSGAVPNILAYNILIRGLCKSGDIVTALEFLERMSVSPDVITYNTILRSLCDSGKFKQAMEVYDRQVKRECYPDVFTYTILIEATCKESGVREAIKLLDEMRVKGCKPDVCTYTILIEATCKESGVREAIKLLDEMKVKGCKPNVFTLNVLINGICKEDRVDEAIELLNNMSSYGCKPNVITHNIILRSLCGTERWKDAESLLADMLRKGCSPSVVTFNILINFLYRKGLLGRAMDILEKMPNYGCTPDSLSYNPLIHGFCLEKKIDRAIEYLEVMVSKGCYPDIVTYNTLLTALCKDGKVDVAVDLLNQLSSKGCSPVAITYNTVIDGLLKIGATERAVKLLDEMCRKGLKPDAITYSSLIGGFIRKGKVEGAIKIYDYLERLGIRANVYTYNSIMFGFCKARQTSRAIDLLAHMVAKGCKPTESTYTILIEGIAYEGLAEEALGLLDELCARGFMKKSSAVQGTGLELKEKMEQSELYLEQRGL from the exons ATGAAAACAACGGATTTGGTTATACCTAGTGAGCAATTTCACTCACTTCACCACTCTCACAAAGAGGCTTCTAGATTAACATTCTTCCAAAGAAAACCTCTGAAATATACAGTTTCCCACAAATACGTTAGAACTGTTTTCGCGGTTTCGAAATTCCAAACTTCTGGTTTGAATGGTAAACCACAACATTTTGATAAAAACCCTAATGGGAATAATTCAAATAGTtcaagaaatgtagaagaaataGAGTTAGATAACACTAGTCATCTCCGTAAATTGGTTAGAATCGGTGAATTAGAACAAGGATTAAGGTTTCTAGAGAGTGTTAGTTACAAGGGAGATATTCCGGATGTCATTGCGTCCACGGGCCTTATTCGCCAGTTTTGCAAGGCTGGCAAAACTAGGAAGGCTATGCGGGTTATTAAAATTCTGGAAGATTCTGGCGCTGTTCCTAATATTTTAGCCTACAATATTTTGATTAGGGGTTTATGTAAATCGGGGGATATAGTGACAGCTTTGGAGTTTCTAGAACGGATGAGTGTTTCGCCTGATGTAATTACTTATAATACGATTTTGCGTAGTTTGTGTGATAGTGGGAAATTCAAGCAAGCTATGGAAGTTTATGATAGGCAAGTGAAAAGAGAGTGTTATCCGGATGTGTTTACGTATACTATATTGATAGAAGCGACTTGTAAAGAGAGTGGAGTTCGTGAAGCGATCAAGTTATTGGATGAGATGAGGGTTAAAGGGTGTAAACCAGATGTGTGTACGTATACTATATTGATAGAAGCGACTTGTAAAGAGAGTGGAGTTCGTGAAGCGATCAAGTTATTGGATGAGATGAAGGTTAAAGGATGTAAACCAAATGTGTTTACTCTTAATGTTCTTATCAATGGTATTTGCAAGGAAGATAGGGTGGATGAAGCGATTGAGTTGTTGAATAACATGTCGTCTTATGGTTGTAAACCGAATGTGATTACTCATAATATTATTTTGCGTAGCTTGTGTGGTACTGAAAGATGGAAGGATGCGGAGAGTTTATTGGCTGACATGCTTCGTAAGGGTTGTTCTCCGAGTGTTGTTACTTTCAATATCTTGATTAACTTTTTGTATCGGAAAGGTTTGCTCGGTAGGGCTATGGATATCTTGGAGAAGATGCCAAATTATGGTTGTACTCCGGATTCCTTGAGTTACAATCCATTGATTCATGGGTTTTGTTTAGAAAAAAAGATCGACAGAGCAATTGAGTATTTGGAAGTAATGGTGTCGAAGGGTTGTTACCCGGATATTGTGACCTATAATACTTTGCTTACTGCTTTATGCAAAGACGGGAAGGTGGATGTTGCTGTTGATTTGTTGAATCAATTGAGTAGCAAAGGGTGCTCTCCCGTTGCAATTACGTATAATACAGTTATTGACGGGCTTTTGAAGATTGGAGCAACAGAGCGTGCTGTGAAACTCTTGGATGAGATGTGTCGGAAAGGTCTTAAACCCGATGCAATTACTTACTCTTCGCTGATTGGGGGATTTATCCGTAAGGGAAAGGTTGAAGGTGCTATCAAAATTTACGATTACTTGGAAAGATTAGGTATTAGGGCCAATGTTTACACTTACAACTCAATCATGTTCGGATTTTGTAAGGCACGTCAAACTAGCCGTGCTATTGATCTTCTGGCTCATATGGTAGCAAAAGGATGCAAACCTACTGAAAGTACCTATACAATTCTTATTGAAGGCATTGCTTATGAAGGATTAGCGGAGGAGGCTTTGGGGTTATTGGATGAGTTGTGTGCCAGAGGATTTATGAAGAAAAGTTCTGCAGTACAG GGAACTGGACTGGAATTAAAAGAAAAGATGGAGCAGAGTGAGTTATATCTTGAACAACGAGGCTTGTGA